From a region of the Impatiens glandulifera chromosome 4, dImpGla2.1, whole genome shotgun sequence genome:
- the LOC124933835 gene encoding glucose-6-phosphate/phosphate translocator 1, chloroplastic-like yields MAFSVKQSPTSFISSDLVPSKHSRLVSLPSNLKIQKTLNSISAVSIHKPLYLASFIQGSVPVSTTRKTPIVCQAYEADHSQPVSIGLPDENEQSEAAQKLKISIYFATWWALNVVFNIYNKKALNAYPYPWLAATLSLATGSLIMLVSWTLKIAEPPKTDFEFWKSLFPVALAHTIGHVAATVSMSKVAVSFTHIIKSGEPAFTVLVSRFLLGETFPATVYLSLLPIIGGCALSAATELNFNMIGFMGAMISNLAFVFRNIFSKKGMKGKDVSGMNYYACLSILSLLILTPFAVAVEGPKMWAAGWKIALAEIGPNFIWWVVAQSVFYHFYNQVSYMSLDKISPLTFSVGNTMKRISVIVSSIIIFRNPIQPVNALGAAIAILGTFIYSQVNLSMNLFCFVFHLVYI; encoded by the exons ATGGCGTTCTCTGTAAAACAATCGCCAACCTCTTTCATATCTTCTGATTTGGTTCCTTCAAAGCACTCTAGACTTGTCTCTCTGCCTTCCAATTTGAAGATCCAAAAAACCCTCAATTCAATCTCCGCCGTTTCAATCCATAAACCCCTCTATTTGGCATCATTCATTCAAGGATCTGTACCCGTTTCGACGACCCGTAAGACTCCGATCGTATGTCAAGCTTATGAAGCCGATCATTCTCAGCCTGTCAGCATCGGTTTGCCGGACGAGAATGAACAATCGGAGGCAGCCCAGAAACTCAAAATCAGTATCTATTTCGCTACTTGGTGGGCTTTGAATGTCGTTTTCAATATATACAATAAGAAAGCCCTCAATGCGTATCCATATCCATGGCTTGCTGCTACTCTTTCTCTTGCTACTGGATCGTTGATTATGCTAGTTTCTTGGACTCTGAAGATCGCGGAGCCTCCCAAGACTGATTTCGAATTCTGGAAATCTCTTTTTCCG GTTGCTTTGGCTCATACAATTGGGCATGTGGCTGCAACTGTTAGCATGTCTAAAGTTGCAGTTTCGTTTACACACATAATCAAGAGTGGGGAGCCTGCATTCACTGTTCTAGTCTCAAGATTTCTCTTGGGAGAGACTTTTCCTGCAACTGTTTATCTGTCGTTGCTTCCCATAATCGGCGGTTGTGCTCTCTCTGCCGCGACAGAACTCAATTTCAACATGATAG GGTTTATGGGTGCAATGATATCGAATTTGGCATTCGTGTTTAGAAACATATTCTCTAAGAAAGGGATGAAGGGAAAGGATGTAAGCGGGATGAATTACTACGCCTGTTTATCGATTCTTTCTTTGTTGATTCTTACTCCGTTTGCTGTTGCTGTTGAGGGTCCTAAAATGTGGGCTGCAGGATGGAAAATTGCTCTAGCCGAAATAGGACCCAATTTCATATG GTGGGTTGTGGCACAAAGTGTGTTTTACCATTTCTATAACCAGGTTTCATACATGTCTTTGGACAAGATCTCTCCTTTAACCTTCAGCGTAGGGAACACGATGAAAAGGATATCAGTTATCGTTTCATCCATCATCATTTTCCGTAATCCTATCCAGCCTGTTAATGCACTTGGAGCTGCCATTGCTATCTTAGGAACTTTCATCTATTCTCAGGTAAATCTATCTAtgaatttgttttgttttgtttttcatctggtatatatatag
- the LOC124935733 gene encoding CRIB domain-containing protein RIC10-like, with amino-acid sequence MATKIKKIYKGIKYITQIFVVKEEQEIEIGLPTDVKHIAHIGWDGASGNQPTWMNEFKAKPNKVPATTNVKVKAKPNKVPATTNVKVNIEETKSPNSPILTWSSQDFESMDNQPVTEMFDVTPNMDIPKKKKKKRKKSTSISSTNSTTRRVAIKSKTKLVIEGNARPDSIQVI; translated from the exons ATGGCAACCAAAATCAAAAAGATTTATAAGGGCATTAAGTATATAACCCAAATATTTG TTGTGAAGGAGGAACAAGAGATTGAAATTGGGCTTCCAACTGATGTCAAACATATTGCACATATTGGATGGGATGGAGCATCTGGCAATCAACCTACTTGG ATGAACGAATTCAAGGCAAAGCCCAACAAGGTTCCTGCAACTACAAATGTCAAGGTCAAGGCAAAGCCCAACAAGGTTCCTGCAACTACAAATGTCAAGGTCAATATCGAAGAAACAAAATCCCCCAACTCTCCAATCTTAACATGGTCATCTCAAG ATTTTGAATCGATGGACAATCAACCAGTAACAGAAATGTTCGATGTCACGCCAAATATGGACATaccaaagaagaaaaagaagaagagaaagaagtcGACATCAATTTCCTCcacaaactcaacaacaagaCGGGTAGCTATAAAATCCAAGACTAAGCTCGTTATCGAGGGAAATGCAAGACCAGACAGCATACAAGTTATATAA
- the LOC124935735 gene encoding nuclear transport factor 2B → MDEQVEVLGKAFVDHYYSLFDNDRRSLSSLYQPISMMTFEGQKFEGSAKISCKLNDLPFDQCKHLISTVDSQPSVFPGGIVVFVSGSLCLAGEEHSLRFSQMFHLVPTLEGSYFVQNDIFRLNYG, encoded by the exons ATGGATGAACAAGTTGAGGTTTTGGGTAAGGCATTTGTGGATCATTACTACAGTTTGTTTGATAATGATCGACGATCTCTTTCGTCTCTTTATCAGCCAATCTCGATGATGACATTTGAGGGTCAAAAATTTGAAGGGTCGGCTAAAATCTCTTGTAAACTGAATGATTTGCCGTTTGATCAGTGCAAACATTTGATCAGTACTGTCGATTCTCAGCCGTCTGTCTTTCCAGGTGGCATCGTGGTCTTTGTCAGCGGTAGCCTTTGTCTAGCCGGAGAAGAACATTCTCTCAGATTCAGCCAg ATGTTTCATCTCGTCCCAACTCTTGAAGGGAGCTATTTCGTGCAGAATGACATTTTCCGACTCAACTATGGCTGA
- the LOC124933837 gene encoding pentatricopeptide repeat-containing protein At4g21170 translates to MNFHRLLLPRKLLPSTSVSTPSASIAWRNQIKQTQLISQVSTALLQRRDWSQIIKNLNLSAANLTPSFFLNVLHRTQSHPQISLAFYNWVKSRLGFQPDIRTLCKLSQILIGSGQTHSSKPILESLIQTYPPTDIVDSSVQACSRGKYVLPIVLDSIIQSYCVKGLYLQALESIRRAHKYGQFVSLVTCNSVLHLLERVNEIRLGWCLFCLLIRNGDLLDQSTWSIIVRMLSKDGKFDRICRILDLGLVESDDMFNILIDYYSGIGDFGAAFNYLNKMIAKKLNPDFRTYSSILNGACKYEDFVVIETVMHTMNLATDYDSIICKLSDFEKTHAMQMFFERANEEKIVLQVSSYGSMLCAFSKEGRVKEAISIYNKTIEKELKVGNDCFYPFVNALCRLDAPDEAGEILIDLIRKGFHPSEPCLSKFIFFLCSKRRFNRAEELLDVILVEGLVPDSLCCSSIVKHYCDTGRINSAVCLHEKMEKLGGNFNVDTYDNVLLKELVKEKRIGEAVRIFNYMKSKDLVSSVSFSIMISGLCEVNELKKAMELHDEMMKMGLKPDNKTYKDLIYGFK, encoded by the coding sequence ATGAATTTTCACCGTCTCCTTCTTCCTCGTAAGTTATTACCATCTACTTCAGTCTCAACTCCGTCAGCTTCTATCGCTTGGagaaaccaaatcaaacaaacccaGTTAATCTCTCAAGTCTCCACCGCCCTTCTACAACGGCGTGACTGGTCTCAAATCATCAAAAACCTTAATCTCTCCGCCGCCAATCTCACACCATCTTTCTTCCTCAATGTCCTCCACCGAACACAATCCCACCCTCAAATTTCACTCGCATTCTACAACTGGGTCAAATCTAGACTAGGGTTTCAACCAGACATCAGAACTCTCTGCAAGTTATCGCAGATCTTGATTGGGTCTGGTCAGACCCActcttccaaacccatattggAATCCTTGATTCAGACATACCCGCCAACTGACATTGTTGATTCATCTGTTCAAGCTTGTAGTAGAGGTAAGTATGTTCTGCCAATTGTATTGGATTCCATTATTCAATCTTATTGTGTTAAGGGACTTTATTTGCAAGCCCTGGAATCAATCAGAAGGGCACATAAATATGGACAATTTGTTTCTCTTGTTACCTGTAATTCAGTTCTTCATTTGTTAGAGCGGGTAAATGAAATTCGTTTGGGATGGTGTTTATTCTGTTTACTAATTCGAAATGGGGATTTGTTGGATCAATCAACCTGGTCTATTATCGTCCGAATGCTGTCAAAAGATGGAAAATTTGACAGAATTTGTAGGATCTTGGATTTGGGTTTAGTAGAGAGTGATGATATGTTCAATATACTCATTGATTATTACAGCGGAATTGGGGATTTCGGAGCTGCGTTCAATTACTTGAACAAGATGATTGCCAAAAAACTAAATCCTGATTTTAGAACTTACAGTTCAATCCTAAACGGGGCTTGTAAGTATGAAGATTTTGTCGTGATTGAAACAGTGATGCATACAATGAACTTGGCTACAGATTACGACTCGATCATCTGCAAGCTATCCGACTTTGAAAAGACCCATGCGATGCAGATGTTTTTCGAGAGAGCTAACGAAGAGAAGATCGTGTTACAAGTTTCTTCTTATGGAAGTATGCTGTGTGCTTTCTCGAAAGAGGGAAGAGTTAAAGAAGCAATTTCTATATACAATAAAACCATTGAGAAAGAGTTGAAAGTTGGGAACGATTGTTTTTATCCGTTTGTGAACGCTCTCTGCAGACTAGACGCTCCCGATGAAGCTGGTGAAATACTAATTGATTTGATCAGGAAGGGTTTCCATCCTTCTGAGCCGTGTTTatcaaaattcatattttttctgTGTTCTAAACGAAGATTCAATAGGGCGGAGGAGCTTTTGGATGTGATTCTAGTTGAGGGACTCGTTCCAGATTCTTTATGCTGTTCTTCGATAGTAAAACATTACTGTGACACCGGACGAATAAATTCAGCTGTCTGTTTGCACGAAAAGATGGAGAAATTAGGTGGGAATTTTAATGTAGATACGTATGATAATGTATTACTGAAGGAACTAGTGAAGGAGAAGAGGATCGGGGAAGCTGTGAGGATATTCAATTACATGAAAAGTAAGGATTTGGTTAGTAGTGTTAGCTTTTCGATTATGATAAGTGGCCTTTGCGAAGTAAATGAACTTAAAAAGGCGATGGAATTGCACgatgaaatgatgaaaatgGGGCTTAAACCCGATAACAAGACTTATAAGGATTTGATATATGGGTTTAAGTGA
- the LOC124935932 gene encoding probable xyloglucan endotransglucosylase/hydrolase protein 8, whose amino-acid sequence MATAILFLIVIAAFSCLSDTSKATFDDNFKIMGSPDHFTTSEDGQIWNLSLDNETGCGFRTKQKYRFGWFSMKLKLVGGDSAGVVTAYYMCSENGAGPERDEVDIEFLGNRTGQPYVIQTNIYKNGTGGREMRHVLWFDPTEDFHTYSILWNNQRLVFYVDQVPIRVFKNSNYTNNFFPNEKPMYLFSSIWNADDWATRGGLEKTDWKKAPFVSAYKDFSVDACQWEDPFPACVSTTGDNWWDQYEAWHLSSTQKIDYAWVQRNMVVYDYCKDSKRYPKLPEECWLSPWN is encoded by the exons ATGGCGACAGCCATTCTCTTCTTGATTGTTATTGCAGCTTTCTCTTGTTTATCAGACACTTCAAAAGCAACTTTCGATGACAATTTCAAAATCATGGGTTCCCCTGATCATTTCACCACCTCTGAAGATGGTCAGATCTGGAATCTCTCTTTAGACAATGAAACAG GATGTGGGTTTCGGACGAAACAGAAATACAGATTCGGATGGTTCAGTATGAAGCTCAAACTTGTCGGCGGTGATTCAGCTGGAGTTGTCACAGCTTATTAT ATGTGTTCTGAAAACGGAGCAGGACCGGAAAGAGATGAAGTTGACATCGAATTCTTAGGAAACAGAACAGGACAGCCGTATGtaattcaaacaaacatttaCAAAAACGGAACAGGGGGGAGAGAAATGCGACATGTCCTTTGGTTTGATCCAACTGAGGATTTCCATACATATTCAATCCTATGGAATAATCAACGTCTTGT GTTCTATGTAGATCAAGTACCAATCAGGGTATTCAAGAATTCGAACTATACAAACAATTTTTTCCCAAATGAGAAACCGATGTATTTGTTTTCGAGTATATGGAATGCGGATGATTGGGCGACGAGGGGTGGATTGGAGAAGACGGATTGGAAGAAAGCGCCTTTTGTGTCGGCTTACAAGGATTTCAGCGTCGATGCTTGCCAGTGGGAGGATCCGTTTCCTGCGTGTGTTTCAACGACAGGCGACAATTGGTGGGATCAATATGAGGCTTGGCATTTATCGAGTACACAGAAGATTGATTATGCTTGGGTGCAGAGAAATATGGTGGTTTATGATTATTGTAAGGATTCTAAACGTTATCCTAAGCTTCCTGAAGAGT